The Corynebacterium suranareeae genome window below encodes:
- the typA gene encoding translational GTPase TypA, whose amino-acid sequence MTHPEFRNVAIVAHVDHGKTTLVNAMLEQSGVFSDHGEVADRVMDSGDLEKEKGITILAKNTAIRRKGAGKDGNDLIINVIDTPGHADFGGEVERALSMVDGVVLLVDASEGPLPQTRFVLGKALAAKMPVIIAVNKTDRPDARIDEVVEEAQDLLLELASALDDEEAAAAAEQLLDLPVLYTSGREGKASTENPGNGNVPDSPDLMPLFETLYEVLPEPTAEIDAPLQAHVTNLDSSTFLGRIGLVRVHAGTLRKGQQVAWIHYDDEGNQHTKTAKIAELLATVGVTRVPAEEVVAGDIAAISGIEDIMIGDTLADPANPVALPRITVDEPALSMTIGVNTSPMAGRGGGDKLTARVVKARLEQELIGNVSLKVLPTERPDAWEVQGRGEMALSILVETMRREGFELTVGKPQVVTQTIDGKLHEPYEIIVIDVPAEYQGNVTQLLATRKGLMQTMATTPGSDWIRMEFRIPARGLIGFRTQFMTETRGTGIANSYSDGMDAWAGEIKGRAHGSLVADRSGQITAYALTQLADRGTFFVEPGTETYEGVVVGSNNREEDMDINPTKEKKLTNMRAASADTTVTLAKAHSLSLDEALEFCGFDECVEVTPDVLRIRKVILNATERGRARSRAKNLNK is encoded by the coding sequence GTGACCCACCCAGAGTTTCGTAACGTAGCGATCGTCGCGCACGTTGACCACGGAAAGACCACACTTGTTAATGCCATGCTCGAGCAGTCTGGCGTATTCAGTGACCACGGTGAAGTAGCCGACCGTGTGATGGACTCCGGTGACCTGGAAAAGGAAAAGGGCATCACCATCCTTGCCAAGAACACCGCTATCCGTCGCAAGGGTGCAGGCAAAGATGGCAATGACTTGATCATCAACGTCATTGACACCCCAGGCCACGCTGACTTCGGTGGCGAGGTTGAGCGTGCACTGTCCATGGTTGACGGTGTTGTCCTTCTCGTTGACGCATCCGAAGGTCCATTGCCTCAGACCCGCTTTGTTCTTGGTAAAGCACTTGCTGCAAAGATGCCAGTGATCATTGCAGTGAACAAGACTGACCGCCCAGATGCCCGCATTGATGAGGTTGTAGAAGAAGCACAGGATCTGCTCTTAGAGCTTGCTTCTGCACTTGATGATGAAGAAGCAGCAGCGGCAGCTGAGCAGCTTCTTGATCTGCCAGTTCTTTACACCTCCGGTCGTGAGGGTAAGGCTTCTACTGAAAACCCAGGTAACGGAAACGTTCCTGATTCCCCAGATCTTATGCCTTTGTTCGAGACCCTCTACGAGGTTCTTCCAGAGCCAACCGCAGAGATCGATGCACCGCTACAGGCTCATGTCACCAACCTTGACTCTTCCACCTTCTTGGGTCGTATCGGTCTGGTCCGTGTGCACGCAGGTACCTTGCGTAAGGGCCAGCAGGTTGCTTGGATTCACTACGATGATGAGGGCAACCAGCACACCAAGACCGCTAAGATTGCGGAGCTTCTCGCTACCGTTGGTGTGACTCGTGTTCCTGCAGAAGAAGTTGTCGCAGGAGACATCGCAGCTATTTCCGGCATTGAGGACATCATGATTGGTGATACCCTCGCGGATCCTGCAAACCCAGTTGCTTTACCTCGCATTACTGTTGATGAGCCAGCACTGTCCATGACCATTGGTGTGAACACCTCACCAATGGCTGGTCGTGGCGGCGGAGACAAGCTGACTGCACGTGTGGTTAAGGCTCGTCTTGAGCAGGAGCTGATCGGTAACGTTTCCTTGAAGGTGCTGCCAACTGAGCGTCCAGACGCTTGGGAAGTTCAGGGCCGTGGTGAAATGGCGCTGTCCATTCTTGTTGAGACCATGCGTCGTGAAGGCTTCGAGCTCACTGTTGGTAAGCCACAGGTTGTTACCCAGACCATCGATGGCAAGCTGCACGAGCCATATGAAATCATCGTTATCGATGTCCCTGCCGAGTACCAGGGCAATGTCACCCAGCTGCTGGCTACCCGCAAGGGTCTCATGCAGACCATGGCCACTACTCCTGGTTCTGACTGGATCCGCATGGAATTCCGCATCCCAGCTCGTGGCCTGATTGGTTTCCGTACCCAGTTCATGACTGAAACCCGTGGTACCGGTATCGCTAACTCCTACTCTGATGGCATGGACGCTTGGGCTGGTGAAATCAAGGGCCGTGCTCATGGTTCTTTGGTTGCAGACCGCTCCGGCCAGATCACCGCTTATGCTTTGACCCAGTTGGCAGACCGCGGAACCTTCTTCGTTGAGCCAGGCACCGAGACCTACGAGGGTGTCGTTGTTGGTTCCAATAACCGCGAAGAGGATATGGACATCAACCCAACCAAGGAAAAGAAGCTCACCAACATGCGTGCAGCTTCTGCGGATACCACCGTGACTTTGGCTAAGGCTCACTCCTTGTCACTTGATGAGGCTCTTGAGTTCTGTGGTTTTGATGAGTGCGTTGAAGTTACCCCAGATGTGCTGCGCATCCGCAAGGTCATTTTGAATGCTACCGAGCGTGGTCGTGCACGTTCCCGCGCGAAGAACTTGAACAAGTAA